CCTCGGGTGTGAAGCAGCGGATCGCGATTTCCATCGAATGCGGCCTCCAGAACGGCACGTTGGCCATCGCCGTCGCCACGTTGCTGTTTGGTGGTGGACTGGCCGTTGTGCCTGCAGCCACATACAGCCTGATCATGTTCGCCACTGCCCTGATCTACATCGCCTTGCTCCGGCGGGGTGCGAACGCATGACGGATGAACCCGATCTGACCGACCGAGACGTCTACGCGGTCTGGACAAAGGATACCGTTCGCTATGGGGACCTCGACCCGAATCTGCACGTCAACAATGGCGCGATAAACCAGTTTTTCGAAGATGGGCGGGTGAATTTCCGCCAGCAACGCCTGACGAGCGCGGACGGCGACAAGCTGACCGGTTTCGCGGTGGTCAAGTTCTCTGTGAGTTACCGCGCGCCGGCGCACTATCCCGGTGAAGTGGAGATCGGAACCGTCGTGACGCGGGTCGGTGGCTCATCCTACGGGCTCGGGCAGGGGGTGTTCCAGAACGGCAAATGCGTGGCGAGCGCCGAGGTTGTGACGGTGCATTTCGACCCCGAGACAGCGACCTCCAAGCCGTTACCCGACGATATCCGCGCCGCACTCGAAGGTGCCATGATCGGGCCATCGCACGAATAGGCGCGCCTTCGCCCGATCCCTGACAACGCCGGCGATTGATCTGGGTCACTCGATTGTTTGACCGAGTTGCTAGATTAAACAATCTAATGACAACCAGACGTCGGGAGAAACGGGTGGACCATCAGGATATTGAGAAGCCTCGGGAATCCGAAACGGATGCCGACACGGCTGCGGGGGTAATATCAGGACATCCGGGCGGCCAGGTACCGGTCGCCGAACCAGTGGCAGCGGATGCGCCCGAACAGGAACCACACCCGGCGTCGACTGTCCGCAGCCTGACGGCGCGAAACCTCGACCGTGACGAGGTGCGCCGCCTGTTCGAGACGGGAGAGTACCCCTATCGGAAGAAGATGGGGCGTCGCGCGTATGAGAAGCAGAAGGCCTTGTTGCAGGTTGAACTTCTGAAGGTTCAGGACTGGGTCAGGGAGAGCGGTCAGAAAATCGTGGTCTTGTTCGAAGGGCGGGACGCCGCCGGCAAGGGCGGCACGATCAAGCGGTTCATGGAGCATCTCAACCCGCGTGCCGCGCGGGTGGTGGCGTTGAACAAGCCGACCGATCGAGAGCGCTCGCAATGGTTTTTCCAGCGCTACATCGAGCACCTGCCGAGCGCGGGAGAGATCGTGTTGTTCGACCGCTCCTGGTACAACCGCGCGGGCGTCGATCGCGTCATGGGGTTCTGCACGCCGAATGAGTATCTGGAGTTCATGCGCCAGACCCCCGACCTCGAACGCATGCTCACACGCAGTGGAATCCTGCTCTACAAGTACTGGTTTTCGGTCACCCAGGCGGAGCAGCTGCGCCGGTTCAAGTCGCGCGAGACGGACCCCCTGAAGAGCTGGAAGTTATCGCCGATCGACCGGCAATCGCTCGACAAATGGCAGGATTACACCGAGGCGAAAGAGGCGATGTTCTTCTACGCCGACACCGCGGATGCGCCTTGGACGATCATAAAATCGGACGACAAGAAACGCGCGCGCCTCGATTGCATGCGCCATTTCCTGTCATCGCTGAACTATCCGGACAAGGACCATGATGTCGTCGGGCAGCCGGATCCCCTCATTGTCGGATCGAGCCTGCATGTGATCGGACAAGGCGAACACATCCTCGGCAAGAGCCTGCATCCGGACAAGCGTCGCAAGTCCTGACGAACTAGGCGGCGGCTTCCTCGGGTGTATCGCCCTTGAGTTGGGTGCGGTGCATGATGCGCCGGGCCTGGGCATCGAATGGGTCGCGCCGGTGCATCACGCAGCGGTTGTCCCACATCAAAAGGTCGCCGGGGCGCCATTGATGGCGATAGGTGAACGCCGCCTGGTCGCAATGTTCCCAGACCCGGTCGAGCAGCGTCTCGCTGGCCTCGACGGTCTCGCCGACGACCCAGGCATGCAGGCGCCGTCCCAGAAATAGCGCCGGGCGGCCGGTTTCGGGGTGGGTGCGAACGATCGGGTGACGGGCATCCGGTGCGCCACTGACATCTTCGAAAGCCCTATGGTTCGCGCGCAGATTGCCGGCACTGTCATGGCTGGAGTCATGATTAAGCGATTTGCCTGCGATCGCCGCGTGCAGGTCGGCCGGGAGCGTTTCAATTGCGGCATACATGCTCATGAAACAGGTGTCCCCGCCGCTGTCAGGGACTTCGAGGCTGTAGAGGAGGCTACCCGGGGGTGGCCGGTTGATATAGGACATGTCCGTATGCCACGAGGCCTCACCGTCCCCCAGGACGCCGATAGTGGTGCCGTCCTCACGGACGTTCGAGATGATCAGGACTTCCGGGTGCCCCGGCGGGGAAAACGGTTCCCAGCCGGGTACGGTGTCCAGATCGCCGAACTGGCGGCTGAACGCCGTCAGCCGGGCATCGTCAAGCTGCTGGTTGCGGAAGACCAGAACCTGATGGTCGAGCCAAGCCTGCCGGAGTGCCACGATGGTTTCCTCTGGCAACGGCTGTGACAGGTCGAGCCCGTGAATTTCTGCACCCAAGGCAGGGGCGAGGCTCACCACCGGGAATGGATTATCGGGCGATATGCTTTTGTTTTCCGTCATCTGGCCGCAGCGTGGCTTTGTGGTTCGCCTCGAGTCAACGCGTCAGCGCAATATTGCACATGCGTACGTGCTCTTCGCACCTGCATGGCTACCCCCTTGCCTACGCCTGATATTCGGCTCAAGCTTTCTTCGACCGCACCTCTGGCGAGGTGCGGTCGGCGAGACCCACAACAGGGAGGTGCATATCTGTATGGATCCACCCAATAGTTTACGGATGGTCCCGTCAATGTGCGGGGCCACGGCGTAGATGCCGCCTATGACAACGGCCCGGGTATTTACGTCGATATGAAATGACATCGCTAGAGTATGAACAAACGCGGGTGCGTCGGAATTGGCCGTTCCGGTGGCCCATACAGAGCCCGACATTCTTGTTGGGCCGCGACGAAAATGTCGACCGAACCCCGCCTGCTCCGCATGGCGGGGTTCTTCATGGAGGCTCCGTGTGACGAGGCGGTGGTTTCGGAACCGGCGGAGACGGTGGTATACAGCCTGTTCTTGACTTCGGAGGAGGATCCAAAAGTGGTTGCCAACAAGCCCAAAATGACGCGCCCGACCGTCTATCAGTTCAAGCTCGGTGAGTTCACGATTACGAATATCCTGGAGGGATTTCTCCACCGGGACGACATGCACCCCGTCACGGCGACGAACGGAACGGCGGCGGAAGTCGAGGCCATCGCGAAGGCACACAAGCTGCCATTCCCGCAGATGGAGCATCAGTTCATTCCGACCCTCGTGGACACGGGCGACAAGCTGATCGCGTTTGACCCGGGTTTTGGCGACAAGAACCCTTCACAGGGCCACTATAACGGTCGCCTCGCCGATGCCGGCTACGATCTGAACGACGTGGATTATGTGGTGGTTACCCACTGCCACCCGGATCACATTGGCAATCTGACCGCCGGCGGCAATCCGACATTCCCCAACGCCGAGATCGTGTTCGGCGAAGCGGAGTTCGCTTTCTGGAAGAAGGGCGAGAACATTCCCGCCCATCGTCCGCCGACCCTCGAGATGTTCAACAATGTCTGTCTGCCGTTCGAGGACCAGGCGCGTTATGTGAACCCGGGCGACGATATCGTCAGCGGTGTCACCGCGGTCGATGCCTTCGGCCATTCGGCAGGACACATGGCCTATCATATCGAGAGCAACGGCCAGCAACTGATGATCATGTCCGACACCGTGGCGCATTTCGCGATCTCTCCGGCAAATCCGGAATGGCATTTCGGCATGGATGATGACCCGGTAAAGGCGGTCGAATCGCGCAAGCGCGTTCTCGCGACGGTCGCCGACGACGAGATGCTGGCGATCGGTTTCCACATGCCGTTCCCGTCGGTCGGCTACATGGAGCGCCATGGCGACGGTTATGTCTGGGTCCCGCACAGCTACCAGATGAATCTCGCCTAAGCCGGTTCCTGCCGCCCGCCGGTCATCAACCGATCGAGCGGGCGGTAACCCCGTCTATCGACGTGCCGGGCTGGGTCAGACGCGCGCCTTGCGCGCTGCCGCAGTCAGCGCGAGCCCATGACCGGCGATGTTGCGCGCCGACATCACGCCGTCGGCGGTCATCTCCGGCCAACCCTCGAACGCCTCCTTGAGCAGCGGAAAATCCTCGATCCAGAGACCGGACGTTGCGATGCCCGCGAAATGAACGAAAAGGCCCGGCAGGAAGTGCGGCGCCACGACCGTCCCGAATGCCACGGCGCTGCGCGCCACGGCGAGACAGGGGGTCAGGCCGCCGGCCATGGCGAGATCTGGCTGAATGGTCGCGACGCTGCGATCGGCCATCAACATGTTGAAGCGATCGAGACCCTGAAGATGCTCGCCCGCGGCGATGGCAACCGGCGTGGTGTCGGCGAGGGTCCGATAGCCGAGCAGGTCGCGGGCCGGAAGAGGCTCTTCGACGAACAGCATGCCGCTGTCCGCTGCAGCGGCGAGCAGGCGTGTGGCCCGCATGAGGTCACCTTTCTCGTTGGCGTCGACCATCACCGAAATGTCGTCGCCGACGGCGGCGCGAACGGCGTGCATGACAGCCGCATCCGCTGGCTGCGCGTTGACCCTTGGTTTCACGCCCTGAAAACCGGTTTCTCGGTGTGCCATGGCTATTTCCGCCGCTTCTTGCGGGTCCATGGCCGGGGAAAAGCCGCCGCTGCCGTAGACGGGCACCGGTCCGCCGTTGCCGCCCATTGCCGCCGACAATGCGACGTCGGCCCGTTTTGCGTGCAGATCCCAGAGACCGACATCGAGTGCGGCGAGCGCGATCAGGTTGGGGCCGCCGCCCGTCCGGTTGAAACTCGCTTCAATGGTTCGCCAGTGGGCCTCCGGGTGTTCAAGCGACGAACCGGTGAGGAAACGTTCGGCCAGTTGACCGGCAATCGTGGCCGGAATCGCGCCGCCGCCGCCGATGACATAACTGAAGCCAAGCCCCGTCGCGCCGTCCGCATCGCGGATATCGGCGACGATAATATCTACCTGACGCACACCCGAGCCGCCGCGCGGCGCGTCAAACTTGATCTCGAGGAGCGAGATATCGATGTCGGAAATTCTGGTCATGGGTGGCACGCGCGATAGTTTGAGTTGCTCAACGATAGCTAGCGGGCGGCCGACAGGCCACCATTGACCCGCTGATGGACCATCGGTTGCGTCGCCGATGGAAATTTTCCTTTGGTGGATATTGCCGGGTACGGCGGCACAGATGTAGCGTCGGGTCGTATTCGTCTTGTCCGTTGTTGATTGGGGAGATCACGTGTCGGAACTGTTGGTAGCGAAAGTCGATGATCTGGCCGATCGCGAGCGGCGGATCGTCGTGGAGGGGCCGCTGGAGATCGGTGTTTTTCGATTGGGCGATGAGTTTTTTGCGTGGGAGAGCAATTGCCCCCACGCCGGCGGGCCGGTCTGTCAGGGACGCATCATGAACCGGGTCAACGAGGTGCTCGACGACGAAAAACGGGCACATGGCTATGAATTCGTCGATGCGGATGTCCATATCATCTGTCCGTGGCATGGCTACGAGTTCAATATCCGCACCGGTGCCCATCCGGGAGATCGCGACACGCGCCTGCGCGGGTTCCCGGTTACGGTTCGCGATGGAGCGGTCTATGTCACCATCTGAAGCCGATTTTTCGTCTCTGGCGGCGGTGGCCACACGCGAGGGAGACCGCCGATTGGTTGCCGGCAAGACTGCGGATATCCCGGATGAAAGCGTGCAGCAGCTTCTGACCGTCGCCACGCGACTCTATGCCCGTAAAACGGATGAGGAGGCGCGCAGTTTTTCGCCGCTCGCGGACGGCAGTGTTTTGACGGCCACGGATGTGGCCGTGACGGTGACGGCGCTGATGCGCGCCGCCGATCTGAATCTTTTTGACCTGGCAATGTGGGCCGGGCGGGCGAAGCCTGCCGGGGAGGGCAATGATGACAACGGATGACGGTTTCAAGCGGACCTATCCGCAGGTCGATGACTGGACGGACAGCCGGGAGCTTCTCGCCAACGCGCGCAAGCAGGCTGAGGAACGCCAGCTGGACGATGTATTCATCGTCGATATCGATTCCCATATCAGCGACGGCGGCAACTGGCCCGAGATCATGGATTATGTCGAGGATCCGGTGATCCGCGAGGCTGCCTCGGCTTTCGGGGACGGCAGCAAGCGCGGCGCATTCCTCAACGGTACCGATGGCCTCCAATGGCAGAATGTTTGGGGCCGTATTCCCCATGGCCAGGGTCTGAAGGAAGCCGTCGAGGAGAGCGATCTTTCTCGCGAGACCAT
This region of Alphaproteobacteria bacterium genomic DNA includes:
- a CDS encoding thioesterase family protein; the protein is MTDEPDLTDRDVYAVWTKDTVRYGDLDPNLHVNNGAINQFFEDGRVNFRQQRLTSADGDKLTGFAVVKFSVSYRAPAHYPGEVEIGTVVTRVGGSSYGLGQGVFQNGKCVASAEVVTVHFDPETATSKPLPDDIRAALEGAMIGPSHE
- the ppk2 gene encoding polyphosphate kinase 2, yielding MDHQDIEKPRESETDADTAAGVISGHPGGQVPVAEPVAADAPEQEPHPASTVRSLTARNLDRDEVRRLFETGEYPYRKKMGRRAYEKQKALLQVELLKVQDWVRESGQKIVVLFEGRDAAGKGGTIKRFMEHLNPRAARVVALNKPTDRERSQWFFQRYIEHLPSAGEIVLFDRSWYNRAGVDRVMGFCTPNEYLEFMRQTPDLERMLTRSGILLYKYWFSVTQAEQLRRFKSRETDPLKSWKLSPIDRQSLDKWQDYTEAKEAMFFYADTADAPWTIIKSDDKKRARLDCMRHFLSSLNYPDKDHDVVGQPDPLIVGSSLHVIGQGEHILGKSLHPDKRRKS
- a CDS encoding TauD/TfdA family dioxygenase, which encodes MTENKSISPDNPFPVVSLAPALGAEIHGLDLSQPLPEETIVALRQAWLDHQVLVFRNQQLDDARLTAFSRQFGDLDTVPGWEPFSPPGHPEVLIISNVREDGTTIGVLGDGEASWHTDMSYINRPPPGSLLYSLEVPDSGGDTCFMSMYAAIETLPADLHAAIAGKSLNHDSSHDSAGNLRANHRAFEDVSGAPDARHPIVRTHPETGRPALFLGRRLHAWVVGETVEASETLLDRVWEHCDQAAFTYRHQWRPGDLLMWDNRCVMHRRDPFDAQARRIMHRTQLKGDTPEEAAA
- a CDS encoding MBL fold metallo-hydrolase; translation: MSTEPRLLRMAGFFMEAPCDEAVVSEPAETVVYSLFLTSEEDPKVVANKPKMTRPTVYQFKLGEFTITNILEGFLHRDDMHPVTATNGTAAEVEAIAKAHKLPFPQMEHQFIPTLVDTGDKLIAFDPGFGDKNPSQGHYNGRLADAGYDLNDVDYVVVTHCHPDHIGNLTAGGNPTFPNAEIVFGEAEFAFWKKGENIPAHRPPTLEMFNNVCLPFEDQARYVNPGDDIVSGVTAVDAFGHSAGHMAYHIESNGQQLMIMSDTVAHFAISPANPEWHFGMDDDPVKAVESRKRVLATVADDEMLAIGFHMPFPSVGYMERHGDGYVWVPHSYQMNLA
- a CDS encoding mandelate racemase/muconate lactonizing enzyme family protein, which gives rise to MTRISDIDISLLEIKFDAPRGGSGVRQVDIIVADIRDADGATGLGFSYVIGGGGAIPATIAGQLAERFLTGSSLEHPEAHWRTIEASFNRTGGGPNLIALAALDVGLWDLHAKRADVALSAAMGGNGGPVPVYGSGGFSPAMDPQEAAEIAMAHRETGFQGVKPRVNAQPADAAVMHAVRAAVGDDISVMVDANEKGDLMRATRLLAAAADSGMLFVEEPLPARDLLGYRTLADTTPVAIAAGEHLQGLDRFNMLMADRSVATIQPDLAMAGGLTPCLAVARSAVAFGTVVAPHFLPGLFVHFAGIATSGLWIEDFPLLKEAFEGWPEMTADGVMSARNIAGHGLALTAAARKARV
- a CDS encoding Rieske 2Fe-2S domain-containing protein codes for the protein MSELLVAKVDDLADRERRIVVEGPLEIGVFRLGDEFFAWESNCPHAGGPVCQGRIMNRVNEVLDDEKRAHGYEFVDADVHIICPWHGYEFNIRTGAHPGDRDTRLRGFPVTVRDGAVYVTI